In the genome of Streptomyces fagopyri, the window TTCCCGTTGCTCCCGCCGATCGCGAACGCCTCGTTGATCTTGAAGCGGTGGACGGTGGACGTACTTCCGTCGCCCTTGGCGCAGGCCGGGATCCGCACCCAGGAGTCCCGGGGGAACGACACGGCGGTGGCCCATTTCCGGTCGGCGGCGATGTGCAGGACCATCAGGGTGTCCGACTGCATGGTCGTCAGCCCCTTGCCGTACTTGGCGTTGCCGCCCGCGCGGGAGTCCGAACCGACCAGCAGGATGTTCTTGGAGCCCGGACTGAGGTTGGCGGGCCGGTCCTCGCCGAGCTTGTTGTCGAGGTCCGCTGCCTGGATGTTGCCGTTGAGATCCTTGTACACCCAGGCACCCACACCGGCGACGGCGAGGAGTATCGCCGACAGAACTCCCGCCACCCACAGCAGTGTTCGGCGTCCTCCCTTGCGCGTATCCCCCGATCGCTGTACGCCCCGCTGCCCCACCCCGACCACCTCCGGCCCGATCGCCCGTCCGCTGCCACGCTGTTCACGACCGTCCGGTCACGTGAGCCTCGAACTCTACGCAGCCGTCGACGTAGTTACGGTCCCGGGCGACGCCGCGTTCACCACCTCACCGCCCCCTCGGGCCTTCCGGGTGCCGCACCGTCGTCGCGGTCGCCCAGCACCGCCCCCACCTTGATTTCTACAGTGTTGTAGATTCTGAATGGGTCCGTTCGGCGGACCCGAACCGACCGACTACGTGGAGGGATCAGCCATGGGTGTTTCCCTGGGCAAGGGCGGCAACGTCTCGCTGAGCAAGGAGGCGCCGGGTCTGACCGCGGTGCTGGTGGGGCTGGGCTGGGACGTTCGGACCACCACCGGCGCGGACTTCGACCTGGACGCCTCCGCGCTCCTGTTGAACACGTCGGGCAAGGTCGTCTCGGACCAGCACTTCGTCTTCTACAACAACCTGAAGAGCCCGGACGGTTCGGTCGAGCACACCGGCGACAACCTGACCGGCGAGGGCGAGGGCGACGACGAGAGTGTCAAGGTGAACCTCGCTGCCGTACCCGCCGACGTCGACAAGATCGTCTTCCCGGTGTCGATCCATGACGCCGAGGCCCGCGGGCAGAGCTTCGGACAGATCCGTAACGCCTTCATCCGGGTGGTCAACCAGGCCGGCGGCACCGAACTCGCCCGCTACGACCTGTCCGAGGACGCCTCCACGGAGACCGCGATGGTCTTCGGGGAGCTGTACCGCAACGGTGCCGAGTGGAAGTTCCGCGCGGTGGGCCAGGGGTACGCCTCCGGACTGGCAGGGATCGCAGCCGACTTCGGCGTCAACGTCTGACGTCAACGTCTGACGGGCGCAGCGCCCGCGGTCGGAGGTGAGGGCCGTGCCGCGGTCCTCACCCGCCCGCACGACGTGAACGCCGAACGGGCCGTCCGGCCAGGCCGCGAGGGGGTCGCCGGTTCCGTGCGTCCCGCCTCCGGCCGCCGGACGGCGCGGACTTCGTACGACCCCGGCGCATCGGTCGTCACGCGGGGCCGGACGCCGCCCTGGCCGCGGCGACCACCGCGCGTCACGGTCCGGAAGCCCCGTCCCGCACGCCGTCCGGGACGTGGCGTCGGCCGTCGACGCGCATCCGTGAACGGACGTCGCCATCGCCCGGTCGGGTCGGCGAAGTGGCGGACGACGTCTCGCGGTTGGCCGGGTGCGCGCGGTGCCGGGCGGCGCGCCCGGCCGGATGTGTGAGGTGACGGACGGGCGGCCGTGGCCACGCTCCACCCCAACTCCGTCAGGTACGCGGTGACCGCGTGTCCTCCTCCACGACCGTGCCCTGGACGATCCGGTCCGAACCGGCGGGCCCGCCACCGGAGTTCCGCTCCTTGAGCGCCCCGGTCTCGCTCTTGAAGATCCGGGCCGCCTTCCCCGCCGACCGGGTCAGCTCGGGCAGTTTCCTGATCCCGAGGACCACGACGACGACCAGCAGGATCACGGCCAGTTCGCTCATGCCGAACATCAGGTCTGCTCTCTCTCGGTGGCGGACGTCGCACGGTACGGCGTACCGGCCGACGCAGCGTAAATCTACAGTGCTGTAGAAGTCTCCCGGCATCGTGATCTCCCGACAAGCCCGTGTTCCCGCTCGCCCGTGGGCCGTACAGGATCGCGCTCCTCGTCACGGGTGCGGGGCGCCCTGAGGACGCGCCGTTCGGCGTCACGCTCCCGTGAGCCGGGCCCGCACGCCCGCACACCCGATGCGAGCGTCGTCGCGCACTTCGGTGGCGGGTAGGGGTGATGTTCGTCGCCCCCCCGCGCACAGGTTCCGACCATGACGTCCCACGCTCCACCACCCGGCGAGGTCCGCTTGAGGAAGTACCGCAGGAAGGCGCGCTGTCGGACGGCGGGCGTCGCCGCGCTCGTGCTCAGCGTGTTGGCGATACCGTCCGCCGCCATGGCCTCCCCGGCGGAACGGGGGACCGGGGATGTCGGGGCCCACGGCCGGAGGGCGGGTGGGAAGGGGGCGTCCGCCGAGGGGCGGTGGAGCGGTGGACCATGGACCTCGTGGCGGACGGTGACGACTGCACGGCCGGCCACCGTGCCCGGCTCCCCTGCACCCGCCGCGCGCCTGGGCGCCCCCGACGCGGCGGCCCCGGGTTCCCGGGTCGTGGATCACGTCGTGGCCCTCGTCAACAGGGCTCGTGGCAAGGCGGGTTGCTCACCGGTGACGCTGAACGCGAAGCTGTCGAAGGCCGCTCGGCGTCACAGTGCGGACATGGCGGGCCACCGGAACATGTCCCATCGGGGATCCGACGGTTCGGGTCCGGGCCGGCGGATCACCCGTGCCGGCTACGACTGGAGCGCGTACGGCGAGAACGTCGCGTACGGATACTCCACCGCCGCCGCGGTCATGGCGGCCTGGATGTCCAGCCCCGGCCACAGGCGCAACATCCTGACGTGCGGGTTCACGGAGATCGGCGTCGGCCTCGCACAGCCCGGCAGCTACTGGACCCAGGACTTCGGAACAGGCCGCCGGTCGGTGCCTTCCGGCAGTGCGCGCCCTTCTGGCGTACTCGGTGGCGCTGCGGCCGGGCGGGCGTGAGCGGTCCGGCGGTCGGGGTGGCGCGGAGTGCGGCGCGCTGTCGCGCGGTGATGCCCGCGACCCGGGGGGTGAGGGGGTGCGGGGCCCGGCTTGTCCGCATGGCGCGGCCGGGCCCCGCACATTGCGCGCTACGCGCTGAACCGGTGGGTGCCGGAACCGACCCGGTACACCGCGCAGCCGTCCTCCTCGCGCAGGAAGGTGCCGTGGTCGTGGGTGACCGCGCGTCGGTCAGCCGCGGGGATCCACACCTCCGCCGTCGTGTTGGGAGGCACGCCGCAGGTCAGCGTGAAACGGCCGGACCGCTGGTGCCACTGGGTGGAGACAGGACCGTAGACCGAGGTGAACGTGGCGCGGGCGGAGGTGACGTCGCCGCCCGGGCGGGGCCGTACGACGATCTCGCGGTAGCCGGGCCGGCCCGCCGCGATACCGGCGATGTTCGTGTACATCCACTCGCCGACCGAGCCGTAGGCGTAGTGGTTGAAGGAGTTCATGTCCGGGGTCTGGAAGCTCCCGTCGGGTTTGATGGAGTCCCAGCGTTCCCACATCGTGGTGGAGCCCTTGTCGATCTGGTAACCCCAGCTGGGGAACGTGCGCTGCTGCAGCAGCCGGTAGGCGACGTCGGTGTGGCCCGTGTCGGTGAGGACGGGCAGCAGCCGGGGCGTACCGAGGAAACCCGTCGACAGATGCCAGTCCTTGGCCTCGATCAGGGCGACGAGACGGTCGGCCGCGGCCTTCCTCAGGGCGTCCGGCAGCAGGTTCATGGACAGGGAGAGGACGTACGCCGTCTGTGTGTCACCCTTCACCCTGCCCTCGGCGGTGACATAGGCCCGCTGGAACGCCTCGCGTATCCGGCCGAAGAGATCGAGCCAGGGAGCGGTGTCCTCGCCGATCTCCTGGGCGATCCGGGACGCGAGGTCGGCACTGTGCGCGAAGTACGCGGTGGCGATGACGTCCTTCGGCGTCTCGTCGTCGACGTTCAGCCAGTCTCCGTATCCGCCGGCCGGCCGCAGCAGCCTGTCGCTGTTCTTCTCCAGGTACTTCAGCCAGGACCGGACCGACGGCCAGGCGTCCTCCAGCACCTGCCGGTCCCCGTACGCCTGGTACAGGGACCAGGGGACCGTGACTCCCGCGTCGCCCCACCCGGCGACGCCGTTGCCGACCGTGCCGACCATGGGCGCCACGTCCGTGAACGCGCCGTCCGCCGTCTGCCCGTCGCGCAGGTCGACGAGCCACTTGCTGAGGAAGCGGGCCGACTCCATCGTGTAGGCCGCCGTCGGCGCGAAGACGTTGATGTCGCCGGTCCAGCCCAGCCGCTCGTCGCGCGCGGGGGTGTCCGTCGGGACGGAGAGGAAGTTGCCGCGCTGGCCCCAGGTGATGTTGCTGTGCAGCTGGTTGAGCATCGGGACGTTCGTCTCGAACTCGAAGGTGAAGGGGGCGGACGTGTGCATGACGCGGCCGGTCACGGCCTTCGCGGTGGGGGTGCCGGGGAAACCGGTCAGTTCGACGTAGCGGAAGCCGTGGAAGGTGAAGCGGGGCTCGTAGGTCTCCTCGCCGCCGCCCTTGAGGGTGTACGTGTCGGTCGCCGCGGCCGTGCGCAGGTTCGCGGTGTACAGGGTGCCGTCCGGGTTGAGGACCTCGGCGTGCCGCAGACGTACGGTCGTTCCCGCCCTGCCCTTCACCCGCAGACGCACGGAGCCGACCATGTTCTGGCCCAGGTCGAGGACGAAGACTCCCGGCTCGGGTTCGGTCACCTTCTTGACCGGGAGTTCCTCGGCCACCCGGACCGGACCGTCCACCTGCGCGACGATCCGGGCGGGAACGGCGTCGCCCGCGCCACGGACGGCGAGCCAGGCCCGGTCGTCGAAACCGGGCGAGGTCCAGCCGGCGGTCTCCTTGCGCGCGTCGTACGTCTCGCCTCCCAGCAGATCGGCGGCGACGATCGGCCCGGAGGTGGCCCGCCAGTCCGGTCCCGAGGTGATCCGCTCGCTCGTCCCGTCGGCGTACTCGACCTCCAACTGAGCAAGCAGCGCGGGGCGTTCACCGTACTGGTGGGGACCGAACATGCCGACGTTGCCCGCGTACCAGCCCGGCGCCACGTACACGCCGAGGGCGTTGCCGCCCGACCGCAGCAGCGCGGTGACGTCGTAAGTCTGGTACTGGACGCGCTCGCGGTAGTCGGTCCAGCCCGGAGCGAGCTGGTCACGGCCCACGCGGCGGCCGTTGAGATGGGCCTCGTACAGACCGAGGGCCGTGGCGTACAGGCGCGCACGGGAGACCTTCTTGCGGGGCAGCCTGAACTCGTGCCGCAGCTGGTTGGCGGCGTACGAAGCGGGGACGACCCGGCCCCACGGTCCCGCTCCCCACGCGGCGGCCTCCTTGGCCGCGGGCCAGGCGCTGTCGTCGAAACCGGCTTCGCGCCAGGCGCCGGCGGGTTCCTTGTCCGTCGACCTCCACGAGGCGTCGGTGACGATCCGCTGCTCGCCCGACGCGGTGTGGAGCGTGAGGACGGCAACCAGGCCGGCGGGTCCCTCGCTCGCGTTGGTCGCCGAGACCGCGAGGACGTTCGTGCCGGAACGGACCTGGGCGAGGACGTCGACGACGGCCGGACGGCGCCAGCCCTCGTTGTCCGTCGCCAGGTCGGTGCGGGCCACCTCGGTGCCGTTCACGGAGACGGCGTAGACGTTGTCCGCGGTGATGGCCAGGGTCGCCGCGGTGATTCCGCCGGGGAGCTCGACGCCACGGCGGAACCAACGGGTCACCGCCGGGGCGCTGTTGGCCGGGTCCCCCTCCGGGAACCAGATCCAGGCACTGCCTTCGAGGGACGGCGCGTCGGTGAGGGCCGGGGGAGCGGAGACCCACTGCGCGGACCACTGGGCGGCGTCCATGAGACCGGTCTCCCACCACGACGGCTCGCTCCAGCCGGAGACACCGCCGTCGGTGCCCCACACCCGCACGGTCCAGAAGTAGCGTGTCCGCGGCTCGAGTCGGGGGCCCGCGTAGGGCACGAGGACCGAGTCGCCGGAGGTGACCTTCCCGCTGTCCCAGACGTCAGGGTGGGAGAGACCCGGGGCGCTGGAGGCGACGCGAATCTGATAGGCGCTCTGGCGCATGCCCGGCTCGTCCGAGGCCACCGGCCAGCTCAGCCGGGGGTGTTGAGCGTCGATGCCCAAAGGGTGCTGAACGTACTCGACGGTCGGCACCGTGACGCGCGGGGCGCCGTGCCGGGCTCCCGCCGGAGCGGATGCGGACGGTGCGGCCACGGCTGGTCCGGCTCCGACGGCCACGGCACTCACCGTGGCCGCCGCGCCCGCCAGGATGTTCCTCCTACTGATCACTACGGCCCCTCACGCAGAAATGATGAATCGATTCACATGGGTGGACTTAGGTGAACGTAGGGGCGCGCGGGGTGAGGGTCAATGAGTGTGCAGGGACTTTCTTGACGGGCCGTCACCGTGGAACGCGCTTTCGGCGCCCCCTGGGGCGCTCGCGGATCGCTCGATTGAACGGTTTCAATTCCCGGATGCCCGAAGGCCGGTCGCCGGCACGCGGCCTCGCCGTCTTCGATGTCCGCCGTCAGCGGCCGTCAGTGGCCGTCGAAGGTCCGGCGCGTGCTGTTTCGGATGGGCGGGGGTGGGCAACCGGCCGCTATGAACAACGGCGAAGACCAGGTGGAAGCGATCGAGACCCGGGGGGACGAACACCATGTCGTCCTCAGTGCCGACACCAATGGTGACGGCAAGCCCGATGTGTGGATGACCGACACCACGGGCGACGGCAAGGCCGACCTCTACCAGTTCGACACGACGGGCGACGGGCAGGTGGACGTCACGATGGTCGAACGAGCCGACGAGCCGGGCGAGGACCGTGTCGTCGTCGACGGCGACGGCGGTCATCCGATCGAGTTCTGAAGCTCACTGTGCCGCGTCCGCGAGCCCGTCCGCGGGCTTCGGGGCGGGGACTTCAGGGTGGGACTTCAGACGCCGGTGATTCGTCGGCGGTACGCGCCGGGCCGGCGGCCGGGTGGACCGCCGGCCCGGCCGGACCACGGTCGGCGCCGGGCCCGGGTTCCGGTCTCAGTGAGGGAGCCGGGCGAAGGCCCTCTCCCGCGGCGCGCACTCCGGCCCGGCGCCTTCCGGGCGGGCCGGCACGTCCCGGCACGGTCGGCCGCCCCCGAGCCCGGCGCCCGCGTGTGACAGGCGGACTGTCGCGGGCCGGGCCCGGGGGAGTCGACGAACGGTGGCTGTCAGGCCCCGACGACGCCGGACTTGGCGATCGTGACCTTCGCCTTGGTGGAACCGTCGCGGGAGCCGAGAGCCTCGACCTGCTTGACGATGTCCATGCCCTCGACGACCTCGCCGAAGACGACGTGCTTGTTGTCGAGCCAGTCGGTCACGATGGTGGTGATGAAGAACTGCGAGCCGTTGGTGTTCGGCCCCGCGTTCGCCATCGACAGCTGACCGGGCTTGGTGTGCTTGAGCTGGAAGTTCTCGTCGGCGAACTTCTCGCCGTAGATGCTCTTGCCGCCGGTGCCGTTGCCCCGGGTGAAGTCGCCGCCCTGCAGCATGAAGTCCGGGATGACCCGGTGGAAGCTCGAACCCTCGTAGCCGAAGCCGTGCTCGCCCGTGGCCAGCTCGCGGAAGTTCCTCGCGGTCTTGGGTACCTCTTCGTCGAACAGCTTGAAGACGATCCGTCCCGCGGGCTCGTCGTTGATGGTGATGTCGAAGTAGACGTTGTCGCTCATGAAGACATCCTCACATCTCTTGGTTCTCGGATGGCACACACCTCCCCGGGTGACGCGCGGCGACCCCACGTGCTAACCAGCGGACGGGCGCACGCCAGGACGGCCGGGACCGCGTATCGACGGCGGCGGTCCGCGCGGCGGCGGCATGACAAGCTGTACCTTCCAGCGCCCGAACCCAGGAGGTCAGCATGACTGCCGAGTCACAGCCACAAGAAGGTTCGGAGCCCACCGAGGCCGAGAGCACCGCCCTGACGCCCGACGAGGACGGCCAGTACGACCTGAAGCGGAAGTTCCGGGAGGCTCTGGAGCGCAAGCGCGGGACGCAGACGGACGGCACCGGAGGCAACGGCAAACCGGACGCCTCGAAGATCCGCGGAGCGCACGGACCGGCGTCCAGCCAGCGGTCGTTCCGCCGCAAGAGCGGCGGCTGAGCCGAACGGCACCACGCGGGCCCTCCTCATGCGGGCCTTGCCTTCCTCATGAGTGCGTTCCCGGGAGCCGGGAGCCGGGAGCCGGGAGCCGGGAGCCGGGCCGGGATCGGTCGTGCGCGGGTGTGTCGGCGCCCGCGGGGGGCAGGGGCGGCCCACGTGAAGTCGTACGTCGGCGGTCCGCGGCTGCCGGGTGGGCATCCCCGGGCGGGAGCGGAGCCAGCCGTACGGCTCGGCTCGCCAGGCGGCGCCGCCGCGCCACGACGGCAGAAGCGGCGGCGCCGCTGCCGCTCCGTACACCGGATACACCGGCGGGAGCGCACGGTGTGGAGCGCACCGGTCGGAGCCCGCACTGTGTCGCGCGGGGCAACTGTCCTGCCCGTCACGCTGCCGTCGTGACGGCGCCGGCAACTACCCCGGCGGAGCGGTGGGTTGACCTTGAGGCAAGGACGCCCGCCCTTGCACGACAGCAATGCGCGGGTGTACCGGCCGGTGGCTTGGCGGTGACGCGCAGTTCGCGCTCGTCGTGGTGCAGGGCCGTCCGGGCGGACGAGCGTTCGGAACCGATGATCCGGCTCGGCCGGGCGAAGCCGTGAACCACGGGCCGGTCCAGGCCCTGCCCGGCCGCCGGCGTCGTCCCTCACCCGACTCTTACCTTGAGGCCCGACTGGACGGGATCGGAGCCGACCGCGGGTGCGTGCGCCGTGTTGAGGGTGGGAAGCGTGTGGCGGCGACTGCGGGCGGTCGCGTCGGGCGACGAGCGGTCACGTCAGGTAAGAAGTCAGGAAGACCTCGCCGGGCCCGGGTGATCCTCGGGTTCGCGGCACCGCCCGCCGCGGTGCACTGTGGAAACCATGACGGCGTGGAATCGGGGCTTGGCGCAGGCGGGCCGGACCAACCGTCTGCTGCTGCTGATCCCGGTGGCGCTCATCGTCCTGATCACCATCGCGGACATCGTCGCACCCTCAGACATCGTGCTCGGGCCGCTTCTGGTCATCGCGCCGGCCATCACCGCATGGGGCGCGGGCCCGCTGGTCACGGGAGGCGTGGGCGCCGCGGCGATGGCGGCCCAGGCGTTCATCGGCTGGCGCTCGGGCCTGCTCCTCTCCCGGAACGTGCTGGTGCAGCTGTTCGCCCTGGCGGTGCTCTCCGCGCTGATCGTCATCCTGTCCGTGATCCGCGACCGGCACAGCCGCGAGCTCGCCCGGGTACGGTCGGTCGCCGAAGCCGCACAGCGGGTACTGCTCTGGCCGCTGCCGAGCCGGCTCGGCACCCTGCGGCTCTCCTGTGTCTACCTGGCCGCCGAAGAGGACGCCGAGATCGGCGGCGACCTCTACGCGGCCGCCCGCAGCGCGCAGGGCACCCGTGTCGTGATCGGGGACGTGCGCGGCAAGGGCCTGCCGGCCATCGGCGAGGCCGCCTTCCTGCTCGGCGCCTTCCGTGAGGCCGTGCACCAGAACGCCGGGCTGCCCGCGCTGGCCGGCTCCCTGGAGCGGAGCCTCACCAGATACCTCGACGACTTCGAGCCCACCGACGAAGCGGGGGAGCGCTTCGTCACGGCCCTCCTGCTGGAGATCCCGGACGACGATCCCGTCGTCCGGCTGGTCAGCTGCGGCCACCTCGCGCCGCTGCTGCTCCGGCCGGGCCGCGCGGTGAGCGCCCCGGATCTGGCCCCCGCGCCCCCGCTCGGCGTCGGACTCACCGATCCCGGCGAGGTCACGGTCG includes:
- a CDS encoding TerD family protein — encoded protein: MGVSLGKGGNVSLSKEAPGLTAVLVGLGWDVRTTTGADFDLDASALLLNTSGKVVSDQHFVFYNNLKSPDGSVEHTGDNLTGEGEGDDESVKVNLAAVPADVDKIVFPVSIHDAEARGQSFGQIRNAFIRVVNQAGGTELARYDLSEDASTETAMVFGELYRNGAEWKFRAVGQGYASGLAGIAADFGVNV
- a CDS encoding twin-arginine translocase TatA/TatE family subunit — its product is MSELAVILLVVVVVLGIRKLPELTRSAGKAARIFKSETGALKERNSGGGPAGSDRIVQGTVVEEDTRSPRT
- a CDS encoding CAP domain-containing protein, coding for MASPAERGTGDVGAHGRRAGGKGASAEGRWSGGPWTSWRTVTTARPATVPGSPAPAARLGAPDAAAPGSRVVDHVVALVNRARGKAGCSPVTLNAKLSKAARRHSADMAGHRNMSHRGSDGSGPGRRITRAGYDWSAYGENVAYGYSTAAAVMAAWMSSPGHRRNILTCGFTEIGVGLAQPGSYWTQDFGTGRRSVPSGSARPSGVLGGAAAGRA
- a CDS encoding alpha-L-rhamnosidase; this translates as MISRRNILAGAAATVSAVAVGAGPAVAAPSASAPAGARHGAPRVTVPTVEYVQHPLGIDAQHPRLSWPVASDEPGMRQSAYQIRVASSAPGLSHPDVWDSGKVTSGDSVLVPYAGPRLEPRTRYFWTVRVWGTDGGVSGWSEPSWWETGLMDAAQWSAQWVSAPPALTDAPSLEGSAWIWFPEGDPANSAPAVTRWFRRGVELPGGITAATLAITADNVYAVSVNGTEVARTDLATDNEGWRRPAVVDVLAQVRSGTNVLAVSATNASEGPAGLVAVLTLHTASGEQRIVTDASWRSTDKEPAGAWREAGFDDSAWPAAKEAAAWGAGPWGRVVPASYAANQLRHEFRLPRKKVSRARLYATALGLYEAHLNGRRVGRDQLAPGWTDYRERVQYQTYDVTALLRSGGNALGVYVAPGWYAGNVGMFGPHQYGERPALLAQLEVEYADGTSERITSGPDWRATSGPIVAADLLGGETYDARKETAGWTSPGFDDRAWLAVRGAGDAVPARIVAQVDGPVRVAEELPVKKVTEPEPGVFVLDLGQNMVGSVRLRVKGRAGTTVRLRHAEVLNPDGTLYTANLRTAAATDTYTLKGGGEETYEPRFTFHGFRYVELTGFPGTPTAKAVTGRVMHTSAPFTFEFETNVPMLNQLHSNITWGQRGNFLSVPTDTPARDERLGWTGDINVFAPTAAYTMESARFLSKWLVDLRDGQTADGAFTDVAPMVGTVGNGVAGWGDAGVTVPWSLYQAYGDRQVLEDAWPSVRSWLKYLEKNSDRLLRPAGGYGDWLNVDDETPKDVIATAYFAHSADLASRIAQEIGEDTAPWLDLFGRIREAFQRAYVTAEGRVKGDTQTAYVLSLSMNLLPDALRKAAADRLVALIEAKDWHLSTGFLGTPRLLPVLTDTGHTDVAYRLLQQRTFPSWGYQIDKGSTTMWERWDSIKPDGSFQTPDMNSFNHYAYGSVGEWMYTNIAGIAAGRPGYREIVVRPRPGGDVTSARATFTSVYGPVSTQWHQRSGRFTLTCGVPPNTTAEVWIPAADRRAVTHDHGTFLREEDGCAVYRVGSGTHRFSA
- a CDS encoding peptidylprolyl isomerase, whose product is MSDNVYFDITINDEPAGRIVFKLFDEEVPKTARNFRELATGEHGFGYEGSSFHRVIPDFMLQGGDFTRGNGTGGKSIYGEKFADENFQLKHTKPGQLSMANAGPNTNGSQFFITTIVTDWLDNKHVVFGEVVEGMDIVKQVEALGSRDGSTKAKVTIAKSGVVGA
- a CDS encoding DUF5302 domain-containing protein: MTAESQPQEGSEPTEAESTALTPDEDGQYDLKRKFREALERKRGTQTDGTGGNGKPDASKIRGAHGPASSQRSFRRKSGG
- a CDS encoding PP2C family protein-serine/threonine phosphatase is translated as MTAWNRGLAQAGRTNRLLLLIPVALIVLITIADIVAPSDIVLGPLLVIAPAITAWGAGPLVTGGVGAAAMAAQAFIGWRSGLLLSRNVLVQLFALAVLSALIVILSVIRDRHSRELARVRSVAEAAQRVLLWPLPSRLGTLRLSCVYLAAEEDAEIGGDLYAAARSAQGTRVVIGDVRGKGLPAIGEAAFLLGAFREAVHQNAGLPALAGSLERSLTRYLDDFEPTDEAGERFVTALLLEIPDDDPVVRLVSCGHLAPLLLRPGRAVSAPDLAPAPPLGVGLTDPGEVTVAVLPFAVDDTLLLFTDGVVEARDRDGVFYPLTERVAQWVGRPPESLLRHVQRDLLAHAGGRFGDDAALIAIRRTGELAPPARARYGRPPGR